From a region of the Microterricola gilva genome:
- a CDS encoding rhodanese-like domain-containing protein: protein MTLSPAPTPPATIFGAERAATPEAAALHFRAKLAFETDASDVAAEQRAGTPGFVLVDTRSDAAWAQGRAAGAVHLPTARIAAEAATLFAPDAKLVVYCWSPGCNGGTKAALALSLLGYEVREMIGGFEYWAREGYPVQTDDGVRARLVDPLVGPASAPAAAGIGCAC, encoded by the coding sequence ATGACACTCAGCCCCGCACCGACCCCGCCCGCCACGATCTTCGGTGCCGAGCGCGCCGCGACGCCGGAGGCGGCCGCCCTGCACTTCCGGGCGAAGCTGGCGTTCGAGACCGACGCCTCCGATGTCGCCGCCGAGCAGCGTGCGGGAACGCCGGGCTTCGTGCTCGTCGACACCCGCAGCGATGCCGCCTGGGCACAGGGCCGCGCCGCCGGAGCCGTGCACCTGCCCACCGCGCGCATCGCCGCGGAGGCTGCAACGCTGTTCGCGCCGGATGCGAAGCTTGTCGTCTACTGCTGGAGCCCCGGCTGCAACGGCGGGACGAAGGCGGCCCTGGCGCTGAGCCTGCTCGGCTACGAGGTGCGCGAGATGATCGGCGGCTTCGAGTACTGGGCGCGCGAGGGTTACCCGGTGCAGACGGATGACGGCGTGCGGGCGCGCCTCGTCGACCCGCTCGTCGGGCCGGCATCCGCACCCGCCGCCGCTGGCATCGGCTGCGCCTGCTGA
- a CDS encoding ArsR/SmtB family transcription factor — translation MTTTLMNATAGNVRDAPDATAAGPTSPAEEERLNRVFMALADPTRRAILARLAEGDASVSELTSPFAMSQPAISKHLKVLETAGLISRSRAATARLSHLEAAPLEEASVWVENYRRFWGESFDKLDVALAAHMATQADTRSTDTLNTDTSTEGDTAS, via the coding sequence GTGACGACCACCCTGATGAACGCCACAGCGGGCAACGTGCGCGACGCACCCGACGCCACCGCTGCTGGTCCCACCTCGCCCGCCGAGGAGGAACGCCTGAACCGCGTCTTCATGGCTCTGGCCGACCCGACCCGCCGGGCGATCCTGGCCAGGCTGGCCGAGGGCGACGCCTCGGTCTCCGAACTGACATCCCCGTTCGCGATGAGCCAGCCGGCGATCTCCAAGCACCTCAAGGTGCTCGAGACCGCAGGGCTGATCTCCCGCAGCCGGGCGGCGACCGCGCGGCTCAGCCACCTCGAGGCCGCGCCACTCGAGGAGGCCAGCGTGTGGGTGGAGAACTACCGGCGATTCTGGGGCGAGAGCTTCGACAAACTCGACGTCGCACTCGCGGCGCACATGGCCACACAGGCCGACACACGCAGCACCGACACACTCAACACCGACACATCAACCGAGGGGGACACAGCGTCATGA
- a CDS encoding SRPBCC family protein, whose protein sequence is MTETRPSGIADTDTYITRMFAAPRAVVFDFWLQPARLAEWWGPVGYSAPAEHIVMEGAVGGRFQVCMIEEATGVEIWTYGEVLEFVEPELIAFQLSVKRPVDEEPITMQLRVQFHDHGERTRITLHQGPFAATEMERGNNIGWSMSFDKLDAAIAGIRP, encoded by the coding sequence ATGACCGAGACCCGCCCGAGCGGCATCGCCGACACCGACACCTACATCACGCGCATGTTCGCGGCCCCGCGCGCCGTGGTCTTCGACTTCTGGCTGCAGCCGGCCAGGCTCGCCGAGTGGTGGGGCCCGGTCGGCTATTCGGCGCCGGCCGAGCACATCGTCATGGAGGGCGCCGTCGGCGGGCGCTTCCAGGTCTGCATGATCGAGGAAGCCACCGGCGTCGAGATCTGGACGTACGGCGAGGTGCTCGAATTCGTCGAACCCGAGCTCATCGCGTTCCAGCTCAGCGTCAAGCGTCCCGTCGACGAGGAGCCGATCACCATGCAGCTCCGCGTGCAGTTCCACGATCACGGCGAGCGCACCCGCATCACGCTCCACCAGGGTCCGTTCGCGGCCACGGAGATGGAGCGCGGCAACAACATCGGTTGGAGCATGTCGTTCGACAAGCTGGATGCCGCCATCGCCGGCATCCGCCCCTGA